From Micromonospora rhizosphaerae, the proteins below share one genomic window:
- the ligD gene encoding non-homologous end-joining DNA ligase has protein sequence MGGTKAAVEEIEVAGHTVRLSSPDRLIFPQRGFTKADVFHYYLSVGEGIMRALRDRPTTLQRFPQGIEGEMFFQKRVPARGVPPWIRTAEISFPSGRTAAELCPADLAHVAWAAQMGTVVFHPWPVRAADVDRPDELRIDLDPQPGTDFADAAAAAGELRGLLAELGAIGWPKTSGGRGVHVYLRIHPQWTFVEARRATIALARELERRRPDLVTTAWWKEQRGSRVFVDFNQMARDRTIACAYSLRANARATVSTPVDWDELTEVDPDDFDLGSVPARLAERGDPHAGIDDAPWDITPLLEWAERDAAAGQGDLPYPPDHPKMPGEPKRVQPSKDRDRPRG, from the coding sequence ATGGGTGGCACCAAGGCAGCAGTCGAGGAGATCGAGGTCGCCGGGCACACCGTACGGCTGAGCAGCCCGGACCGACTGATCTTCCCGCAGCGCGGCTTCACCAAGGCGGACGTCTTCCACTACTACCTGTCGGTCGGCGAGGGGATCATGCGCGCCCTGCGGGACCGGCCCACCACGCTGCAGCGCTTCCCCCAGGGCATCGAGGGGGAGATGTTCTTCCAGAAGCGGGTGCCGGCCCGGGGCGTCCCCCCGTGGATCCGCACTGCGGAGATCAGCTTCCCAAGCGGCCGGACGGCCGCGGAGCTCTGCCCCGCCGACCTGGCGCACGTCGCCTGGGCCGCCCAGATGGGCACGGTGGTGTTCCACCCCTGGCCGGTCCGCGCCGCCGACGTGGACCGCCCCGACGAGCTGCGGATCGACCTGGACCCGCAGCCCGGCACCGACTTCGCCGACGCGGCGGCCGCCGCCGGCGAGCTGCGCGGGCTGCTGGCCGAGCTGGGCGCCATCGGCTGGCCGAAGACCTCCGGCGGCCGGGGCGTGCACGTCTACCTGCGCATCCACCCGCAGTGGACGTTCGTCGAGGCGCGCCGGGCGACGATCGCGCTGGCCCGGGAGCTGGAACGCCGCCGTCCCGACCTGGTCACCACCGCCTGGTGGAAGGAGCAGCGGGGCAGCCGGGTGTTCGTGGACTTCAACCAGATGGCCCGGGACCGGACGATCGCCTGCGCGTACTCGCTGCGGGCCAACGCCCGGGCCACGGTCTCCACCCCGGTCGACTGGGACGAGCTGACCGAGGTCGATCCGGACGACTTCGACCTGGGCAGCGTGCCGGCCCGGCTGGCCGAGCGGGGCGACCCGCACGCCGGCATCGACGACGCCCCGTGGGACATCACCCCGCTGCTGGAGTGGGCCGAGCGGGACGCCGCCGCCGGCCAGGGCGACCTGCCGTACCCGCCGGACCATCCGAAGATGCCCGGCGAGCCGAAGCGGGTGCAGCCCTCCAAGGACCGCGACCGGCCCCGGGGCTGA
- a CDS encoding ABC transporter ATP-binding protein encodes MSEQLYRGSVAAVTTEEVVRVEGVSRTFGRGEHAVHAVRDVSFSAGRGELVAVRGRSGAGKTTLLNLVGGLDRPDSGRVRVAGRDVTGAGERELLEMRRGTVGFVFQTFGLVPILSAAENVGVPLRLARVPAAEREQRVAVLLELVGLGGHAAQRPYELSGGQQQRVAVARALANEPDLLIADEPTGQLDSETGRSIMDLLRAVVHARGMTALVATHDPALIELADRTLTLRDGRLVDD; translated from the coding sequence ATGAGCGAGCAGTTGTACCGGGGGTCCGTCGCCGCGGTCACCACCGAGGAGGTGGTCCGGGTCGAGGGGGTGAGCCGGACCTTCGGGCGGGGCGAGCACGCCGTGCACGCGGTCCGGGACGTCTCCTTCTCCGCCGGCCGCGGCGAGCTGGTGGCGGTGCGCGGCCGTTCGGGCGCCGGCAAGACCACCCTGCTCAACCTGGTCGGCGGGCTGGACCGGCCGGACTCGGGCCGGGTGCGGGTGGCCGGGCGCGACGTGACCGGCGCCGGCGAGCGGGAGCTGCTGGAGATGCGCCGGGGCACGGTCGGTTTCGTCTTCCAGACCTTCGGCCTCGTCCCGATCCTCTCCGCGGCCGAGAACGTCGGGGTGCCGCTGCGGCTCGCCCGGGTGCCGGCGGCCGAGCGGGAGCAGCGGGTGGCAGTGCTGCTGGAGCTGGTCGGGCTGGGCGGGCACGCCGCGCAGCGCCCGTACGAGCTCTCCGGCGGGCAGCAGCAGCGGGTCGCGGTGGCCCGGGCGCTGGCGAACGAGCCGGACCTGCTGATCGCCGACGAGCCGACCGGCCAGCTCGACTCCGAGACCGGGCGATCCATCATGGACCTGCTCCGCGCGGTGGTCCACGCGCGCGGCATGACGGCGCTGGTGGCCACCCACGACCCGGCCCTGATCGAGCTGGCCGACCGCACCCTGACCCTGCGCGACGGCCGCCTGGTCGACGACTGA
- a CDS encoding isoamylase early set domain-containing protein, with protein MIKRSKLFGNRIRVTFCLPRDTPPGTVSVVGCFNHWEPGRHELVARRNGTRTVTVNLGPGEYHFRYLASGGVWLDDDSADEVDGQGSRLLL; from the coding sequence GTGATCAAGCGGAGCAAGCTCTTCGGCAACCGGATTCGGGTCACCTTCTGCCTGCCGCGGGACACCCCGCCCGGCACGGTGAGCGTGGTGGGCTGCTTCAACCACTGGGAGCCCGGTCGGCACGAGCTGGTGGCCCGCCGCAACGGCACCCGCACGGTGACCGTCAACCTCGGCCCGGGCGAGTACCACTTCCGCTACCTGGCCAGCGGCGGGGTGTGGCTGGACGACGACTCCGCCGACGAGGTCGACGGGCAGGGCAGCCGACTGCTGCTCTGA
- a CDS encoding FtsX-like permease family protein, translating into MSIGAVARRIRVYGGQFLLLAALTMVVTLLISGVPRLVNWRAEQGLRTFLASQPAERRDVTYSTEPLFNAGNGTSLLTAYEADLERLQAGMPPDVRRMVDQRWFTAETEPGRVRGRDLAAKNLLVDLGLRSMPGIAEAGTLTEGRWPDQGALADQPVQVALAADVARKLNLRAGSQLTLAAPQAATPEGAPDPVRISVVGVFEPRQRADGIWQGLPQILRVIEPQGDGQPFVALGVVDGAALDRLSADGWGLRFSWRYRLGADSIEIAALDRLIDSIQLMGRQAQGRIFVQGLDIPLREFKAELAAARTVLVVIATGVLAALAGLVVLAAGLTVRRRRTEFTLLRARGGTATIGARRSLAESFLVVLPAAAFGWLLGNLAPGSPGDTAAFAAVAAILVTLALPVATLVAPTGVAVRRDLIKLRPSARRITVEASLLLLAVLAVVLLRRRGLILGEVDPLLVSVPMLLAVAAAVLAVRLYPWPLRLLSRLAARTRGSVAFLGTARAGRAVVTTPLVVVVLAVATAAFCAVVAGGIEASRDGAASRQVPADALIQGERLAPETGAELERLPGVRAASPVLNEAGQRITKDAIGTDPRLGTVSVVLVDGPALASMVRETGVRVSVPSALLTRGAQPGPLPAVVSPAVAAELAAAGLDRSAFVAVQGQRYEFRVAGRAESFPMLRADNSRFVILPWQSLPRREYAALPTGFLVAGDDLDVEELRRVGNEGQSRFQQGGTVTGRERPLEVEVRTWAEIRRQLGEGRANGVLVFGFVAGAAAGTALGLLAIAFVVLAGARARGQVLSRLRTLGLSRRQWRGLLLVELGPLVGVSVLTGALVGALLPLLLTPVLGLSAFTNGAPVRVPFEPRLVAGIVALGAVALGFAVAVEALNNRRMRLGEVLRLGEES; encoded by the coding sequence GTGAGCATCGGCGCGGTCGCCCGCCGGATCCGGGTGTACGGCGGACAGTTCCTGCTGCTCGCGGCGCTGACGATGGTCGTCACGCTGTTGATCAGCGGCGTCCCGCGGCTGGTGAACTGGCGTGCCGAGCAGGGCCTGCGGACGTTCCTGGCCAGTCAGCCGGCCGAGCGGCGGGACGTGACGTACTCGACCGAGCCGCTGTTCAACGCCGGCAACGGCACCTCGTTGCTGACGGCGTACGAGGCTGATCTGGAACGGCTGCAGGCCGGGATGCCGCCGGACGTGCGCCGGATGGTCGACCAGCGGTGGTTCACCGCGGAGACCGAGCCCGGGCGGGTCAGGGGCCGGGACCTGGCGGCGAAGAACCTCCTGGTCGACCTCGGCCTGCGGAGCATGCCGGGAATCGCGGAGGCCGGCACGCTGACCGAGGGGCGCTGGCCGGACCAGGGGGCGCTGGCCGATCAGCCGGTGCAGGTGGCGCTGGCCGCTGACGTTGCCCGAAAGCTGAACCTGCGGGCCGGCAGCCAGCTGACCCTCGCCGCGCCTCAGGCGGCGACCCCGGAGGGCGCCCCGGATCCCGTCCGGATCTCCGTGGTGGGCGTCTTCGAGCCTCGCCAGCGCGCGGACGGCATCTGGCAGGGCCTGCCCCAGATCCTGCGGGTGATCGAGCCGCAGGGGGACGGCCAGCCGTTCGTCGCCCTCGGCGTCGTCGACGGCGCGGCGCTGGACCGCCTCTCCGCCGACGGCTGGGGTCTGCGATTCAGTTGGCGCTACCGGCTCGGCGCCGACAGCATCGAAATTGCCGCCCTGGACCGACTCATCGACAGCATCCAGCTGATGGGCCGGCAGGCGCAGGGCCGCATCTTCGTCCAGGGCCTCGACATCCCGCTGCGGGAGTTCAAGGCCGAGCTGGCCGCCGCCCGCACGGTCCTCGTGGTGATCGCCACCGGGGTGCTGGCGGCCCTGGCCGGGCTGGTGGTGCTGGCCGCCGGCCTGACCGTCCGGCGGCGCCGTACCGAGTTCACCCTGCTGAGGGCCCGGGGCGGCACGGCCACCATCGGAGCCCGCCGCAGCCTGGCCGAGTCGTTCCTGGTGGTGCTGCCCGCCGCTGCGTTCGGGTGGCTGCTCGGAAACCTGGCGCCCGGGTCGCCCGGCGACACCGCGGCGTTCGCCGCGGTCGCGGCAATCCTTGTCACGCTGGCGCTGCCGGTGGCGACGCTGGTCGCGCCGACCGGTGTCGCCGTCCGCCGCGACCTGATCAAGCTGCGACCCTCCGCGCGTCGGATCACCGTGGAGGCGAGCCTGTTGCTGCTCGCCGTGCTCGCGGTCGTGCTGCTGCGGCGCCGCGGTCTCATCCTCGGTGAGGTCGATCCGCTGCTGGTCTCGGTCCCGATGCTGCTCGCCGTCGCCGCGGCGGTGCTGGCCGTACGGCTCTACCCGTGGCCGCTGCGGCTGCTCAGCCGGCTCGCCGCCCGGACCCGGGGCAGTGTCGCCTTCCTGGGCACCGCCCGGGCCGGCCGTGCCGTGGTCACCACCCCCCTGGTGGTCGTCGTGCTGGCCGTCGCGACCGCGGCGTTCTGCGCGGTCGTCGCCGGCGGCATCGAGGCGAGCCGGGACGGCGCGGCCAGCCGGCAGGTGCCCGCCGACGCGTTGATCCAGGGGGAGCGGCTCGCCCCGGAGACCGGTGCCGAGCTGGAACGGCTGCCCGGGGTGCGGGCGGCCTCCCCGGTGCTGAACGAGGCGGGCCAGCGCATCACGAAGGACGCGATCGGCACCGACCCCCGACTCGGTACGGTCAGCGTGGTGCTGGTCGACGGGCCGGCCCTGGCCAGCATGGTCCGGGAGACCGGCGTCCGCGTGAGCGTGCCCTCGGCGCTGCTCACCCGGGGCGCGCAGCCCGGCCCGCTGCCCGCGGTGGTCTCCCCGGCCGTCGCCGCCGAGCTGGCCGCCGCCGGCCTGGACCGGTCCGCCTTCGTCGCCGTGCAGGGCCAGCGGTACGAGTTCCGGGTGGCCGGGCGGGCGGAGAGCTTCCCGATGCTCCGGGCGGACAACAGCCGATTCGTCATCCTGCCCTGGCAGTCCCTGCCCCGGCGGGAGTACGCCGCCCTGCCGACCGGCTTCCTGGTGGCCGGCGACGATCTCGACGTCGAGGAGTTGCGCCGGGTGGGTAACGAGGGCCAGTCCCGCTTCCAGCAGGGCGGGACGGTCACCGGGCGGGAGCGACCGCTCGAGGTGGAGGTCCGCACCTGGGCGGAGATCCGCCGGCAGTTGGGCGAGGGCAGGGCGAACGGAGTTCTGGTCTTCGGCTTCGTCGCCGGCGCCGCTGCCGGGACGGCGCTGGGTCTGCTGGCCATCGCGTTCGTGGTGCTGGCCGGCGCCCGGGCCCGCGGTCAGGTGCTGTCCCGGCTGCGCACCCTCGGCCTGTCCCGCCGGCAGTGGCGGGGACTGCTGCTGGTGGAGCTGGGCCCGCTGGTCGGCGTGTCGGTGCTCACCGGCGCGCTGGTCGGGGCGCTGCTGCCGCTGCTGCTCACCCCGGTGCTCGGCCTGTCGGCCTTCACCAACGGCGCCCCCGTCCGGGTGCCGTTCGAGCCCCGCCTGGTCGCCGGGATCGTCGCGCTCGGGGCGGTCGCCCTCGGCTTCGCGGTCGCCGTCGAGGCCCTGAACAACCGCCGGATGCGCCTCGGCGAGGTGCTCCGGCTCGGAGAGGAGAGCTGA
- a CDS encoding GNAT family N-acetyltransferase, producing MSDVTFREAVRADLPAVIALLADDVLGKARDFTEVDDAYEKAFADITADPRNHLIVAEQGGELVGCMQLTYIPGLGRHGAERSLIESVRVRSDLRGRGLGREMMTWAIDQARQRGCALVQLTTDKTRADAHRFYRNLGFVASHEGMKLAF from the coding sequence ATGAGCGACGTGACCTTCCGGGAAGCCGTCCGGGCGGATCTGCCCGCCGTCATCGCCCTGCTCGCCGACGACGTGCTGGGCAAGGCCCGCGACTTCACCGAGGTCGACGACGCGTACGAGAAGGCGTTCGCGGACATCACCGCCGACCCGCGCAACCACCTGATCGTCGCCGAGCAGGGCGGCGAGCTGGTCGGCTGCATGCAGCTCACCTACATCCCGGGCCTGGGCCGGCACGGCGCGGAGCGTTCGCTGATCGAGTCGGTCCGGGTCCGCTCGGACCTGCGCGGCCGGGGGCTCGGGCGGGAGATGATGACCTGGGCCATCGACCAGGCCCGGCAGCGGGGCTGCGCGCTGGTACAGCTCACCACCGACAAGACCCGCGCCGACGCGCACCGCTTCTACCGCAACCTCGGCTTCGTGGCCAGCCACGAGGGGATGAAGCTCGCGTTCTGA
- the msrB gene encoding peptide-methionine (R)-S-oxide reductase MsrB, with protein sequence MSLSESELPRTEEEWRVRLSPEEFRVLREAGTESPWTGEYVDTKTRGVYHCRACGAELFRSDTKFDSQCGWPSFDDAIPGAVKEIEDRSLGMVRTEIRCARCDSHLGHVFKGEGFTPKDTRHCVNSISLRLEPREG encoded by the coding sequence GTGAGTCTTTCCGAGAGCGAACTGCCCCGTACCGAGGAAGAGTGGCGGGTCCGGCTGAGCCCCGAGGAGTTCCGGGTGCTCCGCGAAGCCGGCACCGAGTCGCCGTGGACCGGCGAGTACGTCGACACCAAGACGCGCGGCGTCTACCACTGCCGGGCCTGCGGCGCGGAACTCTTCCGCAGCGACACCAAGTTCGACTCGCAGTGCGGCTGGCCGAGCTTCGACGACGCCATCCCCGGCGCGGTGAAGGAGATCGAGGACCGCAGCCTCGGCATGGTCCGTACGGAGATCCGCTGCGCGCGGTGCGACAGCCACCTGGGACACGTCTTCAAGGGTGAGGGCTTCACCCCGAAGGACACCCGGCACTGCGTGAACTCGATCTCCCTGCGGCTGGAGCCGAGGGAGGGCTGA
- a CDS encoding ABC transporter ATP-binding protein: MTATAEVSAVPDLATLQERAARRAAERAGGQDRLRGHIVCDGLVRIFKTEGVEVVALQGLDLVIDRGELVAIVGASGSGKSTLLNILSGLDTPTAGIARVAEYDLLNLSARRRLSYRREMVGFVWQQTGRNLLPYLTALENVELPMHLAGRGGGRRTRRQRARELLDLVGVGYCADRRPGQMSGGEQQRCAVAVAVANDPEVLFADEPTGELDEATGAEVFAALRTINAELGVTIVVVTHDHAVATQVRRTVAIRDGRTASEVRRTARVAADGSTELVSEEYAVLDRTGRMQLPASFVDALSLRDRVRLNLEPDHVEVRPGDRNRAERSDA, from the coding sequence ATGACAGCCACCGCCGAGGTGTCCGCCGTGCCGGACCTGGCCACGCTGCAGGAGCGCGCCGCGCGGCGCGCGGCCGAGCGGGCCGGCGGCCAGGACCGGCTGCGCGGACACATCGTCTGCGACGGACTGGTCCGCATCTTCAAGACCGAGGGGGTGGAGGTGGTCGCCCTGCAGGGGCTCGACCTGGTCATCGACCGGGGCGAGCTGGTGGCGATCGTCGGCGCCTCCGGGTCCGGCAAGTCCACCCTGCTGAACATCCTCTCCGGGCTCGACACCCCGACCGCCGGCATCGCCCGGGTCGCGGAGTACGACCTGCTCAACCTCTCCGCGCGGCGGCGGCTGAGCTACCGACGGGAGATGGTCGGCTTCGTCTGGCAGCAGACCGGCCGCAACCTGCTGCCCTACCTGACCGCGCTGGAGAACGTCGAGCTGCCGATGCACCTGGCGGGCCGCGGCGGCGGTCGCCGAACCCGTCGGCAACGGGCCCGGGAGCTGCTGGACCTGGTCGGCGTCGGGTACTGCGCCGACCGGCGGCCCGGCCAGATGAGCGGCGGCGAGCAGCAGCGCTGCGCGGTGGCGGTGGCGGTGGCCAACGACCCCGAGGTGCTCTTCGCCGACGAGCCCACCGGCGAGCTGGACGAGGCGACCGGCGCGGAGGTCTTCGCCGCGCTGCGCACCATCAACGCGGAGCTGGGCGTCACCATCGTGGTGGTCACCCACGACCACGCCGTCGCGACCCAGGTCCGCCGGACCGTCGCGATCCGCGACGGCCGGACCGCCTCCGAGGTACGCCGCACCGCGCGGGTCGCCGCCGACGGCAGCACCGAGCTGGTCAGCGAGGAGTACGCGGTGCTCGACCGGACCGGCCGGATGCAGCTGCCGGCGTCCTTCGTCGACGCCCTGTCCCTGCGCGACCGGGTCCGACTCAACCTGGAACCCGACCACGTCGAGGTGCGCCCCGGCGACCGGAACCGCGCCGAACGGAGTGACGCATGA
- a CDS encoding ABC transporter permease produces the protein MRLVWRRASAARGLLLAAVAAALVAVALVTGLTDYNRRAVEAGQRALLAGAPLEERSLLVTGSGGRDAAELATRDRAVRDGFAHGLGGVPVTVNGARYGGGRELTGDLGPKVRADDDPVFANLAALDDLPAHAELAGGAWPSAGASPLQVTLPERVAAALGMTVGERVPMLDRSTERASEVVLAGTWRPRDPAEPYWRLAPGVGAGSAAESDTSYGPFVLDPADFAATFPGSVSAWWVVEPDLTAAARDGGLLDVRQAFADAVNEVPEAAGLGSSAQVVNSMDRLLNRIARADLVGRSSLATPVLLIVVLGGYALVLVAALLHEDRRNQTALLRARGAARRQLAGLAAREATLVVLPAAVLGPLLAGEALRHVGGRPSGPALAADSTTLLWAVALAAAAGCLVAMVAPTFRGAGTYVADLAARSRPDRSATVQRASLDLVLVGFAVLAWTQLRQYSSPVTGAAGRLGVDPLLVAAPTLGVLAGAVVALRLLPPATRFAERFVDRRLWTATILGMWQAGRRPHAGPVLLLALAVGGSTLAWSLVATGERSLVDQANHTVGADLRLTERDGVAPIGRAGELAALAGVDRALPAWRDEIRVGRADLPATVVSLDAAAAAEVVRLDERLAGEPVPALFDRLVRARSAPAGVDLPAGTRSVTGTVRTPVRDAVRPHRIAVSMLLTRADGLAFRLPVASTGSDGRPAPFTVALPDAGSLRLAGFEVDGGDVAGRAYRLEVTDLRVVGADGTARPAQLGDAWAGISADPNGGEVTTSATATALSAENKVTFLPGGQFAFQDSSRFAVVPAGDNRPVPALMTPGVRKALSLRDGDTVTLSLSGVSLAVTLVGEVAAVPATTGEGVLVDLPAATDWLVRDQGTVRPVQEWWLSTDDGGYPAAARAAAALPGTTMLDRRELAERAAGDPYWRGARTGLLAAAIGSVLLALVGLMVDVWATVRHRLGEFAVLHTLGASPRLLARALLAEQTFLAGIGVGVGLLLGAVVGVTMAPLVILTPSASRPVPEAAFVLPWGPIGLTALGLLLAALAFSAFIALGIRQRVAAAQLRIGGDR, from the coding sequence ATGAGACTGGTGTGGAGGCGGGCCAGCGCGGCGCGCGGACTGCTGCTGGCCGCGGTCGCCGCGGCCCTGGTCGCGGTCGCGTTGGTCACCGGGCTCACCGACTACAACCGCCGGGCGGTGGAGGCCGGCCAGCGGGCGCTGCTCGCCGGCGCCCCACTGGAGGAGCGCAGCCTGTTGGTGACCGGTTCCGGCGGTCGGGACGCCGCCGAGCTGGCCACCCGGGACCGGGCGGTCCGCGACGGATTCGCCCACGGACTCGGCGGCGTGCCGGTCACCGTGAACGGCGCGCGGTACGGCGGTGGCCGGGAACTGACCGGAGACCTCGGCCCGAAGGTCCGAGCCGACGACGACCCCGTCTTCGCCAACCTCGCGGCCTTGGACGACCTGCCCGCGCACGCCGAACTGGCCGGCGGTGCCTGGCCCTCCGCCGGGGCGAGCCCACTGCAGGTGACGCTGCCGGAGAGGGTCGCCGCCGCGCTGGGGATGACCGTCGGTGAGCGGGTGCCGATGCTGGACCGCAGCACCGAGCGGGCCAGCGAGGTGGTGCTCGCCGGGACGTGGCGGCCGCGTGACCCGGCCGAGCCGTACTGGCGGTTGGCGCCCGGGGTGGGAGCGGGCAGCGCGGCGGAGTCCGACACCTCGTACGGGCCGTTCGTGCTGGACCCGGCGGACTTCGCCGCGACCTTCCCGGGCTCGGTCTCGGCCTGGTGGGTGGTGGAGCCGGATCTCACGGCGGCGGCCCGGGACGGCGGGCTGCTCGACGTCCGGCAGGCCTTCGCCGACGCCGTCAACGAGGTGCCCGAGGCGGCCGGGCTCGGCTCCTCCGCCCAGGTCGTCAACTCGATGGACCGGTTGCTGAACCGGATCGCCCGGGCCGATCTGGTGGGGCGGTCCTCGTTGGCCACCCCGGTGCTGCTGATCGTGGTCCTCGGCGGGTACGCGTTGGTGCTCGTCGCCGCGCTGCTGCACGAGGACCGGCGGAACCAGACCGCCCTGCTGCGGGCGCGGGGTGCCGCGCGGCGGCAGTTGGCCGGGCTCGCCGCCCGGGAGGCGACCCTCGTCGTCCTGCCGGCCGCGGTGCTCGGGCCGCTGCTCGCCGGTGAGGCGCTGCGGCACGTGGGCGGCCGACCGTCCGGCCCGGCGCTCGCCGCCGACAGCACCACGCTGCTCTGGGCGGTGGCGTTGGCTGCCGCCGCCGGCTGTCTGGTGGCGATGGTCGCCCCGACGTTTCGCGGGGCCGGGACGTACGTGGCCGACCTGGCGGCGCGGTCCCGACCCGACCGGTCCGCCACCGTGCAGCGGGCCAGCCTCGACCTGGTGCTGGTCGGGTTCGCGGTGCTGGCCTGGACGCAGCTGCGTCAGTACTCCTCGCCGGTGACCGGCGCCGCCGGGCGGCTCGGGGTGGACCCGCTGCTGGTCGCCGCGCCGACTCTGGGCGTGCTGGCCGGCGCGGTGGTGGCGCTGCGGCTGCTCCCACCCGCGACCCGGTTCGCCGAACGCTTCGTCGACCGGCGGCTCTGGACGGCGACCATCCTCGGCATGTGGCAGGCGGGTCGCCGCCCGCACGCCGGGCCGGTGCTGCTGCTCGCCCTCGCGGTCGGCGGCAGCACCCTGGCCTGGTCGCTGGTCGCCACCGGCGAGCGGTCCCTGGTCGACCAGGCCAACCACACCGTCGGCGCCGACCTGCGGCTCACGGAGCGCGACGGAGTCGCCCCGATCGGCCGGGCCGGGGAACTGGCGGCGCTGGCCGGGGTGGACCGGGCGCTGCCGGCCTGGCGGGACGAGATCCGGGTCGGCCGCGCCGACCTGCCCGCCACCGTGGTGAGTCTCGACGCGGCGGCCGCGGCCGAGGTGGTGCGGCTCGACGAGCGGCTGGCCGGCGAGCCGGTGCCGGCGCTGTTCGACCGGCTGGTCCGGGCGCGGAGCGCGCCGGCCGGGGTCGACCTGCCCGCCGGCACGCGGTCGGTCACCGGCACCGTCCGCACCCCGGTGCGCGACGCCGTGCGCCCGCATCGGATCGCCGTGTCGATGCTGTTGACCCGGGCGGACGGGCTGGCCTTCCGGCTGCCGGTGGCCAGCACGGGCAGCGACGGCCGGCCGGCGCCGTTCACCGTGGCGCTGCCCGACGCCGGGAGCCTGCGGCTGGCCGGATTCGAGGTCGACGGTGGTGACGTGGCCGGCCGGGCGTACCGGCTGGAGGTGACCGACCTGCGTGTGGTCGGCGCCGACGGGACGGCCCGACCGGCGCAGCTCGGCGACGCGTGGGCGGGGATCAGCGCTGACCCGAACGGTGGTGAGGTGACCACCTCGGCCACGGCGACGGCGCTGTCGGCCGAGAACAAGGTGACGTTCCTGCCCGGCGGCCAGTTCGCGTTCCAGGATTCCTCCCGCTTCGCCGTGGTGCCCGCCGGCGATAACCGGCCGGTGCCGGCGCTGATGACCCCCGGGGTACGCAAGGCGCTGAGCCTGCGCGACGGGGACACCGTCACCCTCTCGCTCTCCGGCGTGTCACTGGCGGTCACGCTGGTCGGCGAGGTGGCTGCGGTGCCGGCCACCACCGGGGAGGGCGTGCTGGTGGACCTGCCGGCGGCGACGGACTGGCTGGTCCGGGACCAGGGCACGGTCCGGCCGGTGCAGGAGTGGTGGCTGAGCACGGACGACGGTGGGTATCCCGCGGCGGCCCGCGCGGCGGCGGCCCTGCCCGGCACCACGATGCTGGACCGGCGGGAGCTGGCCGAGCGCGCCGCGGGAGACCCGTACTGGCGGGGCGCCCGGACCGGGCTGCTCGCGGCCGCGATCGGTTCGGTGCTGCTGGCCCTCGTCGGGTTGATGGTCGACGTGTGGGCGACGGTCCGGCACCGGTTGGGGGAGTTCGCCGTGTTGCACACGCTCGGCGCCAGCCCACGGCTGTTGGCCCGGGCGCTGCTGGCCGAGCAGACCTTCCTGGCCGGGATCGGGGTCGGGGTCGGGTTGCTGCTGGGCGCGGTCGTGGGCGTGACGATGGCCCCGCTGGTCATCCTCACCCCGTCGGCCAGCCGGCCGGTGCCCGAGGCGGCCTTCGTGCTGCCCTGGGGGCCGATCGGGCTGACCGCGCTCGGCCTGTTGCTGGCGGCGCTGGCCTTCAGCGCGTTCATCGCCCTCGGCATCCGGCAGCGGGTGGCGGCGGCGCAGCTGCGGATCGGGGGAGACCGGTGA